In Kineococcus sp. NBC_00420, a single genomic region encodes these proteins:
- a CDS encoding IclR family transcriptional regulator, producing MSPRNGPRDSTVQSVDRAVSLLQALARRGAAGVTELSSDVGVHKSTVFRLLSTLEARGLVEQDGDRGRYRLGQTVRWLAAGAVGGIDVAASARPLAQELAATVGETVNVVVSDGLEVTTVDQAAGGSIVSSSDWVGRRGPLHATAAGKVFLAAMTPEELKVVLRRGLPRFTEATVTAPSALRAQLDEVRTRGWASVVEEHELGLVVIAAPLRNADDAVVGALTVGGPSYRVNPDTLPGFCEPLLDAAARISWRLGHLKPG from the coding sequence GTGTCTCCCCGCAACGGCCCCCGTGACTCCACCGTGCAGTCCGTCGACCGGGCCGTCTCCCTGCTCCAGGCCCTCGCCCGGCGGGGCGCCGCCGGGGTGACGGAACTCTCGAGCGACGTCGGCGTGCACAAGTCGACGGTCTTCCGGTTGCTGTCCACGCTGGAGGCCCGCGGCCTGGTCGAGCAGGACGGCGACCGCGGCCGGTACCGCCTGGGCCAGACCGTCCGCTGGCTCGCCGCCGGCGCCGTCGGCGGGATCGACGTCGCGGCCTCGGCCCGTCCCCTCGCCCAGGAACTGGCGGCGACGGTGGGCGAGACCGTGAACGTCGTCGTGAGCGACGGTCTGGAGGTCACCACCGTGGACCAGGCCGCGGGTGGGTCCATCGTGAGCAGTTCGGACTGGGTGGGCCGACGGGGCCCCCTGCACGCCACCGCCGCCGGCAAGGTGTTCCTCGCCGCCATGACCCCGGAGGAGCTGAAGGTCGTCCTGCGCCGCGGGCTCCCCCGGTTCACCGAGGCCACCGTCACCGCCCCCTCCGCCCTGCGCGCGCAACTGGACGAGGTCCGCACCCGCGGGTGGGCCAGCGTGGTCGAGGAGCACGAACTCGGGCTCGTGGTGATCGCCGCTCCCCTGCGCAACGCCGACGACGCCGTCGTGGGCGCCCTCACCGTCGGCGGTCCCAGCTACCGCGTGAACCCCGACACGCTGCCGGGGTTCTGCGAGCCGCTGCTCGACGCCGCCGCCCGGATCTCCTGGCGCCTCGGCCACCTGAAACCGGGCTGA
- a CDS encoding BCCT family transporter produces MAIDPGVSEKHSKLPLDKPVLLVSLAVLAILLVIGVVVPDQLASGSGAVLSWITTNLGWAFVIGATGFVVFALVLAFSKVGRIRLGRDDERPEHSRASWIAMMFSAGMGIGLMFYGVTEPVTHLMTPPEAGVAAGTNAAADTAMSYTLFHWGLHPWAIYAVVGLALAYSSYRKGRTGGFSAVFAPLLRGPRAKGAARAIDVLAIFATIFGSAVSLGLGAAQINGGLSEVFGAGSGTSWQVGIIVVLTVCFVISAISGIEKGVKILSNTNMVLAGLLLLFLFVVGPTVFILNLMPNAAGDYLAALPAMSVRTGAYGGGDWLSGWTIFYWAWWISWTPFVGAFLAKISRGRTIREFVVGVMLIPTLVSLIWFSVFGGTAIHEQLTGALDVLAGDSQETQMFALLQQFPLATATSILVVVLVAIFFVSGADAASIVMASLCSFGDDEPRRWLTAMWGALTGVVAIVLLYAGGLQALQNVTIIAATPFLVVMVFMCVAIVKDIRSDGMMRPVSGPTLRVPDTAVHLNGVDRQVVEVPAGE; encoded by the coding sequence ATGGCGATCGACCCAGGGGTCAGCGAGAAGCACTCCAAGCTCCCCCTCGACAAGCCCGTCCTGCTCGTCTCACTGGCCGTGCTGGCGATCCTGCTGGTGATCGGCGTCGTCGTCCCCGACCAGCTCGCGTCCGGCAGTGGCGCGGTCCTGAGCTGGATCACCACCAACCTCGGCTGGGCCTTCGTGATCGGCGCCACCGGCTTCGTGGTCTTCGCCCTGGTCCTGGCCTTCAGCAAGGTCGGCAGGATCCGCCTCGGCCGCGACGACGAGCGTCCCGAGCACTCGCGCGCCTCGTGGATCGCGATGATGTTCTCCGCCGGGATGGGCATCGGCCTCATGTTCTACGGGGTCACCGAACCGGTGACCCACCTCATGACCCCGCCCGAGGCCGGCGTCGCGGCCGGTACGAACGCGGCCGCCGACACGGCGATGAGCTACACGCTCTTCCACTGGGGTCTGCACCCGTGGGCCATCTACGCCGTCGTGGGCCTGGCCCTGGCGTACTCCAGCTACCGCAAGGGCCGGACCGGTGGCTTCTCGGCCGTGTTCGCGCCCCTGCTGCGCGGTCCGCGGGCCAAGGGCGCGGCCCGGGCCATCGACGTCCTGGCGATCTTCGCGACGATCTTCGGGTCCGCGGTCAGCCTCGGCCTGGGGGCGGCCCAGATCAACGGCGGCCTCTCCGAGGTCTTCGGTGCCGGCAGCGGGACGAGCTGGCAGGTCGGCATCATCGTCGTCCTGACCGTCTGCTTCGTCATCAGCGCCATCAGCGGCATCGAGAAGGGCGTCAAGATCCTCTCGAACACCAACATGGTGCTCGCCGGGCTGCTCCTGCTGTTCCTGTTCGTCGTCGGACCGACGGTGTTCATCCTCAACCTCATGCCCAACGCGGCCGGCGACTACCTCGCCGCACTGCCGGCGATGTCGGTGCGCACCGGCGCCTACGGCGGCGGCGACTGGCTGTCCGGCTGGACGATCTTCTACTGGGCCTGGTGGATCTCGTGGACGCCCTTCGTCGGGGCGTTCCTGGCCAAGATCTCCCGCGGCCGCACGATCCGTGAGTTCGTCGTCGGCGTCATGCTCATCCCGACCCTGGTCAGCCTGATCTGGTTCTCGGTGTTCGGCGGCACGGCCATCCACGAGCAGCTGACCGGGGCGCTCGACGTCCTCGCCGGCGACTCGCAGGAGACCCAGATGTTCGCGCTGCTCCAGCAGTTCCCGCTGGCCACGGCGACCTCGATCCTGGTCGTGGTGCTGGTGGCGATCTTCTTCGTCTCCGGGGCCGACGCGGCGAGCATCGTGATGGCCTCGCTCTGCAGCTTCGGCGACGACGAACCCCGTCGGTGGCTCACCGCGATGTGGGGCGCGCTGACCGGTGTGGTGGCGATCGTCCTGCTCTACGCGGGCGGGCTGCAGGCGCTGCAGAACGTCACGATCATCGCGGCGACACCGTTCCTCGTCGTCATGGTCTTCATGTGCGTGGCGATCGTGAAGGACATCCGCAGCGACGGGATGATGCGCCCGGTCTCCGGCCCGACGCTGCGGGTCCCGGACACCGCGGTGCACCTCAACGGTGTCGACCGGCAGGTGGTCGAGGTCCCCGCCGGGGAGTGA
- a CDS encoding SRPBCC family protein, translating to MTENAAQQTVVTREVAADARTVFALLADPRRHPEIDGSDTVRAAAGTSVLTGTGQVFVMSMDQTALGHPEVSDYETENLVVEFVPDALLTWETARPGKHPTGLWWSWALEPLGPGRVRVTHTYDWSRVTDPALLARITFPRIPEDALRRTLERLAAAVETQEVSGRP from the coding sequence ATGACGGAGAACGCAGCGCAGCAGACGGTCGTCACCCGTGAGGTCGCCGCGGACGCGCGGACGGTGTTCGCCCTGCTCGCCGACCCGCGCCGCCACCCCGAGATCGACGGCTCGGACACCGTGCGGGCGGCGGCGGGCACCTCCGTGCTCACCGGTACCGGTCAGGTGTTCGTGATGTCCATGGACCAGACCGCCCTCGGGCACCCCGAGGTGTCGGACTACGAGACCGAGAACCTCGTCGTCGAGTTCGTCCCGGACGCGTTGCTGACCTGGGAGACCGCCCGCCCCGGGAAGCACCCGACCGGGTTGTGGTGGAGCTGGGCCCTGGAACCCCTCGGCCCCGGCCGGGTCCGGGTGACGCACACCTACGACTGGTCGCGGGTCACCGATCCGGCCCTGCTGGCCCGGATCACCTTCCCGCGGATCCCCGAGGACGCGCTGCGCCGCACCCTCGAGCGTCTCGCCGCCGCGGTGGAGACGCAGGAGGTCAGCGGGCGGCCCTGA
- a CDS encoding GMC family oxidoreductase, with translation MSEFSDLGEFDYVVAGGGTAGCVVAARLSEDPDVTVCVLEAGPSDVDDPNILVLADWMHLLDSGYDWDYPVEPQENGNSFLRHARAKVLGGCSSHNSCIAFHPPAEGLDAWAALGCTGWGAADVLPLVRRLENNAAAAPHHGTDGPVRLRDVPPLDPCGVALLEAAAAAGLPTVRFNRGETVRQGAGWFQINSGEDGSRMSSSHAYLHPVMASRPNLTVKTGYWVEKVVVEPGEDGALRASGVQFLAPDLVHHGTVTARREVVLSAGSIDTPKLLMLSGVGPAAQLKEFGLDVLVDSPGVGENLDDHVEGLVFWDALQPMVTSSSQWWEIGLFATTGLADPAAGVPDLMMHYGSVPFDMNTVRWGYPTTDNGFCLTPNVTQGRSRGTVRLRSRDFRDRARVDPRYFTDPEGHDLAVMTAGIRLARKIVEQAEMAGWAGAELAPGRDVVTDDEIADYVKKTHNTVYHPSASAKMGPDSDPMAVCDPQLRVRGVRGLRIADGSIMPFLPAVNPNITTMAIGEKCADLLRAAR, from the coding sequence GTGAGCGAGTTCAGCGACCTGGGCGAGTTCGACTACGTCGTCGCCGGTGGGGGGACGGCCGGGTGCGTCGTCGCGGCCCGGCTCTCCGAGGACCCCGACGTCACCGTCTGCGTCCTCGAGGCCGGACCGAGCGACGTGGACGACCCCAACATCCTCGTGCTGGCGGACTGGATGCACCTGCTGGACTCCGGCTACGACTGGGACTACCCCGTCGAACCGCAGGAGAACGGCAACAGCTTCCTGCGCCACGCCCGGGCGAAGGTCCTCGGGGGATGCTCCTCGCACAACTCCTGCATCGCCTTCCACCCCCCGGCGGAGGGTCTGGACGCCTGGGCGGCCCTGGGCTGCACCGGGTGGGGGGCCGCCGACGTCCTGCCGCTGGTCCGCCGGCTGGAGAACAACGCCGCCGCCGCGCCGCACCACGGCACCGACGGTCCCGTCCGGCTCCGCGACGTCCCACCGCTCGACCCGTGCGGCGTCGCCCTGCTCGAGGCCGCCGCCGCGGCGGGGTTGCCGACGGTGCGGTTCAACCGGGGCGAGACCGTGCGCCAGGGGGCGGGCTGGTTCCAGATCAACTCCGGGGAGGACGGCTCGCGCATGTCCTCCTCGCACGCCTACCTGCACCCGGTCATGGCGTCGCGGCCCAACCTCACCGTGAAGACCGGGTACTGGGTCGAGAAGGTCGTCGTCGAGCCCGGCGAGGACGGGGCCCTGCGGGCGAGCGGGGTGCAGTTCCTCGCCCCCGACCTCGTCCACCACGGCACGGTCACGGCGCGGCGCGAGGTCGTGCTCTCGGCGGGGTCGATCGACACCCCGAAACTGCTCATGCTCTCCGGCGTCGGGCCCGCGGCCCAGTTGAAGGAGTTCGGTCTCGACGTCCTCGTCGACTCCCCGGGGGTGGGGGAGAACCTCGACGACCACGTCGAGGGTCTGGTCTTCTGGGACGCGCTGCAGCCCATGGTGACGAGTTCGTCGCAGTGGTGGGAGATCGGGCTCTTCGCGACGACCGGGCTCGCCGACCCGGCGGCCGGGGTCCCGGACCTGATGATGCACTACGGCTCGGTGCCCTTCGACATGAACACCGTGCGGTGGGGCTACCCCACGACGGACAACGGGTTCTGCCTCACCCCGAACGTCACCCAGGGCCGGTCCCGGGGGACGGTGCGGTTGCGTTCGCGCGACTTCCGGGACCGGGCCAGGGTCGACCCCCGGTACTTCACCGATCCCGAGGGGCACGACCTCGCCGTCATGACCGCCGGGATCCGGCTGGCCCGGAAGATCGTCGAGCAGGCCGAGATGGCCGGGTGGGCCGGAGCGGAACTCGCCCCGGGCCGGGACGTGGTGACCGACGACGAGATCGCCGACTACGTGAAGAAGACCCACAACACCGTCTACCACCCCAGCGCGAGCGCGAAGATGGGTCCGGACTCCGACCCGATGGCGGTCTGCGACCCGCAACTGCGGGTGCGCGGGGTGCGGGGCCTGCGGATCGCCGACGGGTCGATCATGCCGTTCCTGCCGGCCGTCAACCCGAACATCACGACGATGGCCATCGGCGAGAAGTGCGCCGACCTGCTCAGGGCCGCCCGCTGA
- a CDS encoding APC family permease, producing the protein MTTSGATSSTTDSHGLDEYGYKPGLERSIGSFASFAAGVSYISILTGTFQLFYFGFGTAGPRYLWSWPIVFVGQLMVALCFAELSSRYSVAGSLYNWTKRLASPTVAWAAGWTMLVASIVTLAAVVLAVQLTLPQLWSGFQFFGDGSDPTDYALNAVVLGGIVVVFTTMVNAFGVKLMSRINSTGVFLELIAAVVIIVLLAVHVTRGPGVVLETRGVGVDHSGGYFGAFLVAALASGYVMYGFDTASSLGEETKDPRRTAPKAVLRAVVASFVLGGLILLLGLMAVPDVDDPELASATGGLQHLVLATVGSGFGKPFLVCVVIAVLVCSLAVHTATIRMMFAMARDNNLPAGEKLARISPRYKTPVVPAVVVGVIAIVILVVNVGQPQIFLVLTSLAVGMIYLAYLLVTIPLLVARLQGRWPVPMPDGSRAPFSLGRWGLPVNIVAVLWGLGMMVNLLWPRGEVYNPAAPFHWYLKWGALLFIAVVLGGGVLYYRLRLRHHSGVLPSHASEVALPGEPATKEGMQ; encoded by the coding sequence ATGACGACGAGTGGGGCAACCAGCAGCACGACGGATTCGCACGGTCTCGACGAGTACGGGTACAAACCCGGGCTCGAACGCAGCATCGGTTCCTTCGCCAGCTTCGCCGCGGGCGTCAGCTACATCTCGATCCTCACGGGCACGTTCCAGCTCTTCTACTTCGGGTTCGGCACCGCCGGGCCGAGGTACCTGTGGTCCTGGCCCATCGTCTTCGTCGGTCAGCTCATGGTGGCGCTGTGCTTCGCCGAGCTCTCCAGCCGCTACAGCGTCGCGGGTTCGCTGTACAACTGGACGAAGCGCCTCGCGTCGCCGACCGTCGCCTGGGCCGCGGGCTGGACGATGCTCGTCGCCTCGATCGTGACCCTCGCCGCCGTCGTCCTCGCGGTGCAGCTGACGCTGCCGCAGCTGTGGTCGGGCTTCCAGTTCTTCGGTGACGGTTCGGACCCGACGGACTACGCGCTGAACGCCGTCGTCCTCGGGGGGATCGTCGTCGTGTTCACGACGATGGTCAACGCCTTCGGCGTCAAGCTGATGTCGCGCATCAACTCGACCGGGGTGTTCCTCGAACTCATCGCGGCCGTCGTCATCATCGTCCTGCTGGCCGTCCACGTGACCCGCGGTCCCGGCGTCGTGCTGGAGACCCGCGGCGTCGGGGTCGACCACAGCGGCGGCTACTTCGGCGCGTTCCTGGTGGCGGCGCTGGCGTCGGGGTACGTCATGTACGGGTTCGACACCGCCAGTTCGCTGGGCGAGGAGACCAAGGACCCGCGGCGCACCGCTCCCAAGGCCGTGCTGCGCGCGGTGGTCGCCTCGTTCGTGCTCGGCGGGCTGATCCTGCTGCTGGGGCTCATGGCCGTCCCCGACGTCGACGACCCGGAACTCGCGTCCGCGACGGGCGGGTTGCAGCACCTGGTGCTGGCGACCGTGGGGTCCGGTTTCGGCAAGCCGTTCCTGGTCTGCGTCGTCATCGCCGTCCTGGTCTGCTCCCTCGCCGTGCACACCGCCACCATCCGGATGATGTTCGCGATGGCCCGCGACAACAACCTGCCGGCGGGGGAGAAGCTCGCCCGGATCAGCCCGCGGTACAAGACCCCCGTCGTGCCGGCCGTCGTCGTCGGTGTCATCGCCATCGTGATCCTCGTCGTGAACGTCGGCCAGCCGCAGATCTTCCTGGTCCTCACCAGCCTCGCGGTCGGCATGATCTACCTGGCCTACCTGCTGGTGACGATCCCGTTGCTGGTCGCGCGGTTGCAGGGCCGCTGGCCCGTGCCCATGCCGGACGGGTCGAGGGCCCCGTTCTCGCTGGGGAGGTGGGGCCTGCCGGTCAACATCGTCGCCGTCCTCTGGGGCCTGGGCATGATGGTCAACCTGCTCTGGCCGCGCGGGGAGGTCTACAACCCCGCGGCACCGTTCCACTGGTACCTCAAGTGGGGCGCGCTGCTGTTCATCGCCGTCGTCCTGGGCGGCGGTGTCCTCTACTACCGGTTGCGGCTGCGCCACCACTCCGGGGTCCTCCCCAGCCACGCGAGCGAGGTCGCCCTCCCGGGGGAGCCCGCGACGAAGGAAGGGATGCAGTGA